Proteins encoded by one window of Maliibacterium massiliense:
- the yabP gene encoding sporulation protein YabP has product MARDTMMVEERKPVRAHSLSLEDREKLSLRGVVEVDSFQESEVVLLTEGGYLSIEGEDLHIRKLDLEAGQMIIEGLINAMTYAQEQQRREGGLFSRMFR; this is encoded by the coding sequence ATGGCGCGTGATACGATGATGGTGGAAGAAAGAAAGCCTGTGCGTGCGCACAGCCTCAGCCTGGAGGACAGGGAAAAACTCTCCCTGCGCGGCGTGGTGGAAGTGGACAGTTTTCAGGAATCGGAGGTGGTGCTGCTCACCGAGGGCGGCTACCTGAGCATCGAGGGAGAGGACCTGCACATCCGCAAGCTGGATTTGGAGGCGGGGCAGATGATCATTGAGGGACTGATCAACGCCATGACGTACGCCCAGGAGCAGCAGCGCCGCGAGGGCGGGCTGTTCTCGCGCATGTTCCGCTGA
- a CDS encoding ABC transporter permease, whose amino-acid sequence MKSHWIKRIVRLLVLLFGVSILCFILTALSSTDPATYLVRRGNLSPTPEVIEQVRAELGLDQPLPIRYLNWIGGVFRGDFGESIFSTNEVAADLAAYFPQTLQLVFLSLAEIIVFSILLGVLCAAKKNKLTDHIMRIVSLFGICVPPFWLGFLLLIGFAVEIPIFSVTPASGIMGLILPSITLSFPVICSTVRVFRASLLEEMHRDYVSFARANGMTVNRILWKKVFRNALPPVITLFCQYVSYLIAGSAVVEKVFSIKGVGNYLMNCIMAADANAIGACMLIIAALYLLAELFGEILNHLLCPWRKEESDAA is encoded by the coding sequence GTGAAATCTCATTGGATAAAACGAATCGTGCGGCTGCTGGTTCTGCTCTTTGGCGTAAGCATCCTGTGCTTTATCCTGACTGCATTATCCAGTACAGACCCAGCCACTTATCTTGTGCGCCGTGGAAATCTCTCTCCTACACCGGAAGTGATTGAACAGGTACGCGCGGAACTTGGTTTGGATCAGCCGCTTCCGATTCGGTATTTGAACTGGATCGGCGGTGTCTTTCGCGGCGACTTTGGGGAATCTATTTTTTCAACAAACGAGGTGGCTGCGGATTTGGCAGCCTACTTCCCGCAAACGCTGCAATTAGTTTTTCTGTCGTTAGCTGAAATTATCGTGTTTTCAATTCTGCTTGGCGTTTTATGCGCGGCCAAAAAGAACAAGCTGACGGACCATATCATGCGGATTGTTTCGCTGTTTGGAATTTGTGTTCCTCCGTTCTGGCTCGGTTTTTTGCTGTTGATTGGCTTCGCTGTGGAAATCCCGATTTTCAGCGTAACGCCTGCATCGGGGATTATGGGATTGATATTGCCATCCATTACCTTATCTTTTCCTGTGATTTGCTCGACTGTACGGGTATTTCGCGCTTCACTGCTGGAAGAAATGCACCGTGATTATGTGAGCTTTGCCCGTGCCAACGGGATGACGGTAAACAGGATCCTCTGGAAGAAGGTATTCCGCAATGCCCTGCCGCCCGTCATCACCCTGTTCTGCCAGTATGTAAGCTATCTGATTGCTGGAAGCGCCGTAGTGGAAAAGGTCTTTTCTATCAAAGGTGTGGGCAACTACCTGATGAACTGCATTATGGCTGCTGATGCCAACGCGATTGGCGCTTGTATGCTGATTATCGCCGCGCTGTATCTTCTGGCCGAACTGTTTGGCGAAATACTCAACCACTTGCTATGCCCGTGGAGAAAGGAGGAAAGCGATGCTGCGTAA
- a CDS encoding ABC transporter ATP-binding protein — MLKIIRRVLRLSGNLSKRIWGSFICGFLESMFGLLPIAAVFLVLIELQNGQPITGQTWGIVIGLIAGGLILRMIFKYLVYRLQSTAGFEFVARERIALGDRLRNVPMGFFHDNSVGDITATVTTDLNFLENYSMHILDKVTTGVLSMIVMAGCILAFDWRIGLIFVAGILLSFPIYSHMQKKGKALSAKRQKIQSEAVAATLEYVQGISVVKSFNMCDKNLSDIEDAYESNAAASYGVERVFTPLNMTYSMVFRISACMIMLCAGILAVGGDLSFANLAVILIASFTIFNPIEVMGQMTTMIRTMDAALDRVERIKQAKKIDENGRDIPLDSFDIGFEHVSFAYENGNPILKDVSFSIPQGSMTAIVGPSGGGKTTITRLIARFWDVQEGSITIGGHDVKEFTCDSLLKNMSMVFQNVYLFHDTIENNIKFGCPDATHEQVVEAAKKACCHDFISALPQGYDTVIGEGGSTLSGGEKQRISIARAMLKDAPIILLDEATASVDPENEVHLQQAISALVKNKTLIVIAHRLSTIRDADQILVVDNGKIVEKGVHAELIQQKGIYQKFWNIRQKARNWKLAQ; from the coding sequence ATGCTGAAAATCATCCGGCGCGTACTGCGTTTAAGCGGAAACTTATCGAAACGGATTTGGGGCAGCTTTATCTGTGGCTTTCTGGAATCCATGTTCGGCCTGCTGCCAATCGCCGCCGTCTTTCTTGTCCTGATAGAATTGCAGAACGGTCAACCGATTACAGGACAAACATGGGGTATTGTTATCGGCTTGATTGCAGGAGGTTTAATCCTGCGCATGATTTTCAAATATCTGGTTTACCGGCTGCAAAGTACGGCAGGCTTTGAGTTTGTAGCCAGAGAACGGATTGCATTGGGCGACCGGCTGCGGAATGTGCCGATGGGCTTTTTCCATGATAACAGTGTCGGAGACATTACGGCGACTGTTACAACGGATTTGAACTTTCTCGAGAACTACTCTATGCACATTCTTGATAAGGTTACAACCGGCGTTTTGAGTATGATTGTCATGGCGGGTTGTATTTTAGCCTTTGACTGGCGTATCGGTTTGATTTTCGTGGCAGGCATCCTTCTTTCCTTCCCAATCTACAGCCACATGCAGAAAAAAGGAAAGGCGCTCTCTGCAAAGCGGCAGAAAATCCAATCCGAAGCAGTTGCGGCCACATTGGAATACGTGCAAGGTATTTCCGTTGTAAAATCCTTCAATATGTGCGACAAAAATCTGAGCGATATTGAAGATGCCTATGAGAGCAATGCGGCTGCCTCTTATGGGGTGGAGCGTGTATTTACCCCGCTCAATATGACCTATTCGATGGTGTTCCGTATTTCGGCCTGCATGATTATGCTGTGCGCGGGAATCCTCGCTGTTGGCGGCGACCTGTCTTTCGCTAATCTCGCCGTTATTCTGATCGCTTCCTTTACCATCTTCAATCCGATTGAGGTTATGGGCCAGATGACGACAATGATTCGGACAATGGACGCTGCCCTTGACCGGGTAGAGCGTATCAAACAGGCAAAAAAAATTGATGAAAACGGTAGGGACATCCCTTTGGATTCCTTTGACATTGGCTTCGAGCATGTGTCCTTTGCTTATGAGAATGGCAATCCAATTTTGAAGGATGTGAGTTTTTCCATTCCACAGGGCAGCATGACTGCGATTGTCGGTCCCTCTGGAGGCGGCAAAACCACCATTACAAGGCTGATCGCCCGGTTTTGGGATGTGCAGGAAGGCAGCATTACCATAGGCGGCCACGATGTCAAAGAGTTTACCTGTGACAGCCTCTTGAAGAATATGAGCATGGTATTTCAAAATGTGTATCTGTTCCACGATACTATTGAGAACAATATTAAGTTTGGCTGCCCGGACGCAACCCATGAGCAAGTGGTAGAAGCGGCAAAGAAAGCCTGCTGCCACGATTTTATCTCTGCTCTGCCACAAGGATATGACACGGTAATTGGCGAAGGCGGCTCCACCCTGTCCGGTGGAGAAAAGCAGCGGATCTCCATCGCCCGCGCCATGCTCAAGGACGCGCCGATTATCCTGCTTGACGAGGCAACCGCCAGCGTTGACCCGGAAAACGAGGTGCATTTGCAACAGGCCATCAGCGCTTTGGTAAAAAATAAGACGCTGATTGTCATTGCACACCGGCTGTCCACGATTCGGGATGCCGATCAGATTTTGGTGGTGGATAACGGAAAAATTGTAGAAAAAGGCGTTCACGCTGAACTGATACAACAAAAAGGAATCTATCAAAAATTCTGGAATATCCGGCAGAAAGCGCGGAACTGGAAACTTGCACAGTAA
- a CDS encoding class I SAM-dependent methyltransferase: MSFFQNTCKPKGFAGKIMVNMMNTGHAALAEWGLTHIKIRDDDFCLDIGCGGGANLKRLLGKSSNGHITGVDYSEVSVQKSKKLNRAAIQEGRCEVLQGNVMNLPFSENSFHLITAFETIYFWPDIQVAFQQVYRVLKNSGTFLICNEANGKNTKDEKWTDIIHGMTIYTSEQIERALENAGFSKIQVEQNEKGWLCAICKRDN, translated from the coding sequence ATGTCTTTCTTTCAAAACACCTGCAAACCAAAAGGATTCGCCGGGAAGATCATGGTCAATATGATGAACACCGGTCATGCCGCACTTGCAGAATGGGGCTTGACGCACATAAAAATCCGCGACGATGATTTCTGTCTGGATATTGGCTGCGGTGGAGGGGCTAACCTCAAACGCCTTTTGGGAAAAAGTTCAAATGGACACATAACTGGTGTTGACTACTCCGAAGTTAGTGTTCAGAAGTCGAAAAAACTCAATCGGGCAGCAATTCAGGAAGGCCGATGCGAGGTTTTGCAAGGCAATGTTATGAATCTGCCGTTTTCAGAAAACAGTTTCCACTTGATAACTGCCTTTGAAACGATCTACTTTTGGCCTGATATTCAAGTTGCTTTTCAGCAAGTATATCGTGTGCTTAAAAATAGCGGGACTTTCCTGATCTGCAATGAAGCCAATGGGAAAAATACAAAGGACGAAAAATGGACAGATATAATCCACGGCATGACAATTTATACTTCCGAACAGATTGAAAGAGCATTGGAAAATGCCGGGTTTTCAAAAATTCAAGTAGAGCAAAATGAGAAAGGTTGGCTCTGTGCGATTTGCAAAAGAGATAATTGA
- the yabQ gene encoding spore cortex biosynthesis protein YabQ: MYGTYNEGWVFLAMLYAGIAAGVWYDVLRILRRMLHMGAVCTALMDLLFWAGTLALCVYTLYVTNDGALRLYALCGMALGAGLYAFGISPLVMRLARLCKRLIKKCMDTKVMRAVKKRLSK; encoded by the coding sequence ATGTACGGCACCTACAATGAGGGCTGGGTGTTTCTGGCCATGCTGTACGCGGGCATCGCGGCGGGTGTGTGGTATGATGTGCTGCGCATCCTGCGGCGCATGCTGCACATGGGCGCGGTGTGCACCGCGCTGATGGACCTGCTTTTCTGGGCGGGCACGCTGGCGCTTTGCGTCTACACCCTCTATGTGACAAACGACGGCGCCCTGCGGCTCTACGCGCTCTGCGGCATGGCGCTGGGGGCAGGCCTGTACGCCTTTGGCATCAGCCCGCTTGTGATGCGCCTGGCCCGTCTGTGCAAGCGCCTGATCAAAAAATGCATGGATACCAAGGTGATGCGCGCCGTAAAAAAACGCCTATCCAAATAA
- a CDS encoding ABC transporter ATP-binding protein, with protein MRKENGKRESPYKGILKFADEKKPQLSFAVVLSVLSSAFGIVPYIAVAILLQKALASSLTTTWAILLPVIALCGYLLKHTLYAKSTLCSHKVAYEIIKNIRTTIMKKMSKVSMGTIQGKSSGEFKQLVIDDAERLEGPLAHAIPEMTASILVPIFVILYLLVIDWRMALAALVSAILGNLIYYGMMFGRGEVMKEYMMSNANMNATIVEYVNGMEVIKAFNQTASSMGRFQSAVLKVRDITTKWYKHCWPFMSISQAILPSSIAFVLPVGMALISGGAVSLAELIVCILLSMAIVGSLQNFTEFWESFAVISEVQPRIQALLDMEELTEPAQPKHTDKADMQMKDVHFGYGDSEIIHGISFTAKTGSVTAFVGPSGSGKSTLAKLIARFWDVDAGAVLVGGIDIREMSLTDLTEKISYVSQDNFLFNMSLRDNIRIGKPEATDKEVEWAAAQAGCDEFISRFPQGYDTNAGDAGARLSGGERQRLAIARAILKNAPIVILDEATAFTDPENEDKLQCSIDKLTKGKTLIVIAHRLSTIMYADQILVLENGQITAQGTHEQLLTHSETYLDMWKAHISAMDWSMNQEVSELC; from the coding sequence ATGCGAAAAGAAAATGGCAAGAGAGAATCCCCCTATAAAGGAATCCTCAAATTTGCCGACGAAAAGAAACCGCAGCTATCATTTGCCGTTGTCCTATCTGTTTTGTCTTCTGCTTTTGGTATTGTTCCATATATCGCGGTTGCAATCTTGCTGCAAAAGGCATTGGCAAGCAGTCTGACAACGACTTGGGCAATCCTCTTGCCGGTCATCGCTCTGTGCGGGTATCTTTTGAAGCATACCCTTTACGCGAAATCGACGCTTTGCTCCCATAAGGTAGCTTACGAAATCATCAAAAATATTCGTACCACAATCATGAAGAAAATGTCCAAGGTATCTATGGGAACGATTCAGGGCAAATCTTCTGGCGAGTTTAAGCAGCTTGTTATCGATGATGCGGAAAGGCTGGAAGGACCGCTGGCTCATGCTATCCCTGAGATGACCGCCAGCATACTTGTTCCGATCTTTGTCATTCTGTATTTGTTGGTGATTGACTGGCGCATGGCGTTGGCCGCTTTGGTTTCAGCTATTTTGGGAAACCTGATCTATTATGGCATGATGTTTGGCCGTGGCGAAGTGATGAAGGAATACATGATGTCCAATGCCAATATGAACGCAACCATTGTGGAATATGTCAATGGTATGGAGGTCATCAAAGCATTTAATCAGACTGCTTCCTCAATGGGGCGGTTCCAGTCGGCGGTTCTAAAGGTGCGGGACATCACGACAAAGTGGTATAAACACTGTTGGCCGTTTATGAGCATCAGCCAAGCGATTCTACCATCCTCGATTGCCTTTGTTTTGCCTGTCGGAATGGCTCTTATTTCAGGCGGTGCGGTTAGTCTTGCCGAACTGATTGTTTGTATTCTTCTCTCTATGGCAATCGTTGGTTCCCTGCAAAACTTTACCGAGTTTTGGGAAAGTTTTGCCGTTATTTCCGAAGTGCAGCCCCGTATTCAGGCGCTTCTTGATATGGAAGAATTGACGGAACCGGCACAGCCGAAGCATACAGACAAAGCCGACATGCAGATGAAGGATGTTCATTTCGGCTATGGCGACAGCGAGATCATTCACGGTATTTCTTTCACAGCAAAGACCGGAAGCGTAACTGCCTTTGTGGGGCCTTCCGGTTCGGGTAAATCAACCTTAGCCAAACTGATCGCCCGGTTTTGGGATGTCGATGCAGGCGCAGTTTTAGTAGGCGGGATTGATATTCGGGAGATGTCCCTTACCGACTTAACAGAGAAGATCAGCTATGTATCGCAGGACAACTTTCTGTTCAATATGAGTCTGCGCGATAATATCCGCATTGGTAAACCGGAGGCTACTGATAAGGAAGTGGAATGGGCGGCAGCACAGGCCGGGTGCGATGAATTTATTTCACGTTTCCCTCAAGGGTACGATACCAATGCCGGTGACGCCGGGGCAAGGCTTTCCGGTGGCGAGCGCCAGCGCCTTGCCATAGCGCGGGCAATCCTCAAAAATGCGCCTATCGTGATTTTAGATGAAGCCACTGCCTTCACAGACCCGGAGAATGAAGATAAATTGCAGTGCTCCATTGATAAGCTGACAAAGGGGAAAACTTTGATTGTCATTGCGCACCGGCTCTCTACCATTATGTATGCCGACCAGATTTTAGTGTTGGAAAACGGACAGATTACCGCACAGGGAACTCATGAGCAGCTTCTTACCCATTCTGAAACCTATCTGGATATGTGGAAAGCCCATATCAGCGCTATGGATTGGAGTATGAATCAGGAGGTGAGTGAATTATGCTGA
- a CDS encoding AraC family transcriptional regulator: protein MLLQWSAPEYMPHSFQVSGLSGTVGHKQTGNCFDLTKQVADGFVGMQELSKGLFLVQSEMAFKRETELYEEYPERKVFQLSFCMNGICEWDYRQKQGEHYQLSPTQCSLQCGTFSQCVSHFGSEQPYHTLSISLEEGRFSSLTEDLEAAHLIRRDDKICTHVFSTTPEIRLVLQQLLDCPPERKLRKLYLEGKVLELLSLFCDEAIGKQKNTKDISREDYRCLMKAREIIDNHFLHPLTIAQIAEQCFLSETKLKQGFKICFNCTVYEYIVEKRMEMAYRLLQSGKYKVKDVVWMVGYTNASHFIDTFKKRYGVTPGEI from the coding sequence ATGCTTTTACAATGGTCCGCCCCCGAATATATGCCTCACTCTTTTCAGGTTTCCGGCCTTTCGGGTACCGTAGGGCATAAACAAACCGGCAACTGCTTTGATCTCACAAAACAGGTTGCCGATGGTTTTGTGGGTATGCAGGAGTTATCAAAAGGGCTGTTTTTGGTTCAGTCTGAAATGGCCTTTAAGCGGGAAACGGAATTGTACGAAGAATATCCAGAGCGCAAGGTCTTTCAGCTTTCCTTCTGTATGAATGGAATCTGCGAATGGGATTATCGCCAAAAGCAAGGCGAGCACTACCAGCTTTCCCCAACACAGTGCAGTTTGCAATGTGGGACGTTTTCACAGTGCGTAAGCCATTTCGGTTCCGAGCAGCCTTACCATACCTTGAGCATTTCGCTGGAGGAAGGACGTTTTTCCTCACTGACAGAAGATTTAGAAGCAGCGCATTTAATTCGGCGGGATGATAAGATTTGTACCCATGTATTTTCCACCACACCGGAGATACGCCTTGTTTTACAGCAGTTGTTGGACTGCCCGCCCGAGCGGAAGCTGCGCAAGTTGTATCTGGAAGGAAAGGTTTTAGAACTGCTGTCTTTGTTTTGTGATGAAGCGATTGGCAAGCAGAAAAATACCAAAGATATTTCCAGAGAAGATTACCGATGCTTGATGAAAGCGAGGGAAATTATCGACAATCATTTCCTCCATCCTTTGACAATCGCACAGATTGCCGAACAATGTTTTTTGAGCGAAACCAAATTGAAACAGGGGTTCAAAATCTGTTTTAATTGCACGGTTTATGAATACATCGTGGAAAAACGAATGGAGATGGCCTACCGCCTGCTGCAAAGCGGAAAGTACAAGGTAAAAGACGTGGTATGGATGGTAGGATATACCAACGCAAGCCATTTTATCGACACTTTTAAAAAAAGATATGGCGTTACGCCCGGAGAAATTTAA
- a CDS encoding ABC transporter ATP-binding protein, with protein sequence MSKKLLQVEHLSIALKNPYQDLVKDISFSLEEAGAVILLGQSGSGKTMTCRAILGLLNSSAFQVNGEIFFDNRSLLQLKEKERALYYGNKIAFIPQNPMTALDPSRKIGAQMAEFLNLHQDLKKKEALSLYEQALSRAGLTDTKRILSSRPYQLSGGMLQRCLIALAIAGNAKLVVADEPTTALDAIHRDKAVEQFLHLQEQGCALLLVTHDFDVARHVGGHVLILKEGQMVEQGCAQEVLQNPIADYTKELIEAIHLGWG encoded by the coding sequence ATGAGCAAAAAGCTGTTACAGGTAGAACATCTTAGCATTGCGCTTAAAAATCCATATCAGGATTTGGTGAAGGACATCAGTTTTTCGTTGGAGGAAGCGGGTGCAGTTATCCTTTTAGGCCAATCAGGAAGCGGAAAAACGATGACCTGCCGGGCAATTTTGGGGCTGCTTAACAGCAGCGCCTTCCAAGTGAATGGCGAAATCTTTTTTGATAACAGATCGCTTTTACAGCTAAAGGAAAAAGAACGGGCGCTGTACTATGGCAATAAAATCGCTTTTATCCCGCAAAATCCGATGACGGCGCTCGACCCTTCCAGAAAAATTGGTGCTCAAATGGCCGAATTTCTTAACCTGCATCAAGATTTGAAGAAAAAGGAAGCCTTGTCTCTTTATGAACAGGCGTTGTCTCGGGCAGGGCTTACAGACACCAAAAGGATTTTAAGCAGCAGGCCGTATCAGCTTTCGGGTGGTATGCTCCAGCGCTGCCTCATTGCCCTTGCGATTGCCGGTAACGCAAAGCTGGTGGTTGCCGATGAACCGACTACCGCTTTAGACGCGATTCACAGGGACAAAGCGGTGGAGCAATTCCTGCATCTACAGGAGCAGGGCTGCGCACTGCTTTTAGTCACCCATGACTTTGATGTTGCACGGCATGTCGGAGGCCATGTACTGATTTTGAAAGAAGGACAGATGGTAGAACAAGGCTGCGCCCAAGAGGTCTTACAGAATCCAATAGCTGATTATACCAAGGAACTGATTGAGGCGATCCACTTGGGATGGGGGTGA
- a CDS encoding ABC transporter permease subunit codes for MLRKIWRNPQAVIGLGLIVLICAVAILAPLLAPHAPDEVNPLMKYQAPSADYPLGTDQLGRCELSRLLYGARASLGLALPILILLGGIGLILGMMTACIGGWFDRVVTGISQVFIAFPTLIIAVAIIGVLGNGLQNIIWAVVISMWARFMQLIRTYAKTELGRDYIVAARVSGCGMWQLIVHHLIPNILPQFLVYFSTGVASAILTVSSFSFLGLGLPSGTAEWGAMLEEAQMALYSHPELLIYPGICIFIAAAGFNLFGEALRDILQPQEDVL; via the coding sequence ATGCTGCGTAAAATATGGAGAAATCCGCAGGCGGTCATCGGGCTTGGCCTGATTGTGCTGATCTGCGCCGTTGCAATTCTCGCACCGCTTTTGGCTCCCCATGCGCCGGACGAGGTGAATCCACTGATGAAATATCAAGCGCCGAGCGCCGATTATCCCCTTGGAACCGATCAGCTTGGGCGGTGTGAATTATCCCGCTTGCTTTATGGTGCAAGAGCATCCCTTGGGCTGGCGCTTCCCATTTTGATTCTGTTGGGAGGGATTGGTTTAATCCTTGGAATGATGACAGCGTGTATCGGCGGCTGGTTTGACCGTGTTGTGACAGGAATCAGCCAGGTATTTATCGCTTTCCCCACGCTCATTATCGCAGTGGCGATTATCGGCGTTTTGGGAAATGGCCTGCAAAATATTATTTGGGCGGTTGTCATCTCCATGTGGGCGCGGTTTATGCAGCTTATTCGCACCTATGCCAAAACGGAACTTGGGCGGGATTACATTGTCGCCGCGAGGGTGTCCGGCTGTGGAATGTGGCAGCTTATTGTTCACCATTTAATTCCCAATATCCTTCCGCAGTTTTTGGTGTATTTTTCAACGGGCGTAGCTTCGGCCATCCTCACGGTTTCCAGCTTTTCGTTTCTCGGCCTTGGTCTGCCCAGCGGAACGGCTGAATGGGGCGCAATGCTGGAGGAAGCGCAGATGGCGTTGTATTCCCACCCGGAACTGCTCATTTACCCCGGTATCTGCATTTTCATTGCCGCCGCAGGCTTCAATCTGTTTGGCGAGGCGCTTAGGGACATTCTTCAGCCGCAGGAGGATGTGCTATGA
- a CDS encoding dipeptide/oligopeptide/nickel ABC transporter ATP-binding protein, which produces MLEVKNVSKQYKGEDKLLFDAVSDVSLPMEDHHIYALVGESGCGKSTLSRLILGLESPSSGQILLDGKPISRKGKRNRKETAKAIQLVLQDGKSALDPHFTVYQAIAEPIRNLLNIPKEKERARIFELLDRMGMPKETANKKTGELSGGQQKRVGIARALAVSPRYIVFDESISGLDVILRKSILELLKRVQEEEQCCYLFITHEIDAALYLADEIHVMQNGKLIESRQWNGDLKIFQNPYTKQLLRASHLI; this is translated from the coding sequence ATGCTGGAGGTGAAAAATGTAAGCAAACAATACAAAGGCGAAGATAAGTTGCTGTTTGATGCGGTTTCTGATGTGAGCCTGCCTATGGAAGATCATCATATCTACGCTTTGGTGGGAGAAAGCGGCTGCGGAAAAAGCACCTTGTCACGGTTAATTTTGGGGCTGGAATCACCTTCGTCCGGTCAAATCCTGCTGGACGGAAAACCGATTTCCCGCAAAGGAAAAAGAAACCGGAAAGAAACGGCAAAAGCAATCCAACTGGTATTGCAGGACGGAAAAAGCGCCCTTGACCCCCATTTTACGGTTTATCAGGCGATTGCCGAGCCAATCCGAAACCTGCTGAATATACCTAAAGAGAAAGAACGGGCAAGAATTTTTGAATTGCTTGACCGTATGGGGATGCCGAAGGAAACAGCGAACAAGAAAACGGGCGAACTCTCCGGCGGGCAGCAAAAGCGCGTAGGGATTGCCCGTGCTCTGGCTGTTTCCCCGCGCTATATCGTCTTTGACGAATCCATCAGCGGTTTGGATGTCATTCTGCGCAAAAGTATTTTGGAATTGCTAAAAAGAGTTCAGGAGGAAGAACAATGCTGTTATCTTTTCATTACCCATGAGATTGACGCGGCGCTTTATCTTGCGGACGAAATTCATGTGATGCAAAACGGGAAACTGATCGAAAGCCGTCAATGGAATGGGGATCTGAAGATATTTCAAAACCCCTATACCAAACAGCTTTTGCGCGCTTCCCACTTGATTTGA
- a CDS encoding Ppx/GppA phosphatase family protein, with product MPRKIAVIDVGSNSVRLMLGEEDAGVVRRMQKTLETTRIATGVDATGMLQPAPMQRSSEAIARFAQQARQAHHELLGAYATSAVRDAANAQDFVAMVRAQSGLTLDILSGAQESDIAFLGAAGANAGPCAVVDIGGGSTEISAGARGVRAYGSSVRVGAVRAMERFPYGDPVDAAMLAQLEAWALEQMQALASDLPRAPRHWLGVGGTLTTLCAMQLGLVTYDAARVQGAMLARCAVQAWQKRLSGMSCEARKAIPGLSQARADIIVAGATIALCVMRAFDMEAITISDSDGLEGYAYYKLSQGA from the coding sequence ATGCCAAGGAAGATTGCCGTGATCGATGTGGGGTCCAACTCCGTGCGCCTGATGTTGGGCGAGGAGGACGCGGGCGTGGTGCGCCGCATGCAAAAGACGCTGGAGACCACGCGCATCGCTACGGGCGTGGACGCCACCGGCATGCTGCAGCCCGCGCCGATGCAGCGCAGCAGCGAGGCAATCGCGCGCTTTGCCCAGCAGGCCCGCCAGGCGCATCACGAGCTGCTCGGCGCCTACGCAACAAGCGCGGTGCGCGATGCGGCAAACGCACAGGATTTTGTGGCGATGGTGCGCGCGCAGTCAGGCCTGACGCTGGATATCCTCAGCGGCGCGCAGGAGTCCGATATCGCGTTTCTGGGCGCGGCGGGCGCCAATGCGGGTCCCTGCGCGGTGGTGGACATCGGCGGGGGCAGCACGGAGATCTCCGCCGGCGCGCGCGGCGTGCGCGCTTATGGCAGCAGCGTGCGCGTCGGCGCGGTGCGCGCTATGGAGCGCTTTCCCTACGGAGATCCGGTAGATGCCGCTATGCTGGCGCAGCTGGAGGCGTGGGCGCTTGAACAGATGCAGGCGCTTGCAAGCGACCTTCCCCGGGCCCCGCGCCACTGGCTGGGCGTGGGGGGCACGCTTACCACGCTGTGCGCCATGCAGCTGGGGCTGGTGACCTATGATGCGGCGCGGGTGCAGGGCGCCATGCTTGCGCGCTGCGCGGTGCAAGCCTGGCAGAAGCGCCTATCGGGCATGAGCTGCGAGGCGCGCAAGGCCATCCCCGGCCTGAGCCAGGCGCGCGCGGATATCATTGTGGCGGGCGCCACCATCGCGCTGTGCGTGATGCGCGCATTTGACATGGAAGCCATCACCATTTCCGACAGCGACGGCCTGGAAGGGTATGCCTATTATAAATTGTCACAGGGGGCTTGA
- a CDS encoding septum formation initiator family protein, with product MASKRRFKLKKRGVLLISMLVLTLVTVQFVRVEMQINAQKQEKAQVQEQIGQMRNKNADLQQRIEGAGTQEAVEQAAREKLGWVREGEILFVDDAGAQQAPGEAQNQP from the coding sequence ATGGCATCCAAAAGACGCTTTAAACTGAAAAAACGTGGCGTACTGCTCATCAGCATGCTTGTGCTGACGCTGGTGACAGTGCAGTTTGTACGTGTGGAGATGCAGATCAACGCCCAGAAACAGGAAAAGGCGCAGGTGCAGGAGCAGATCGGCCAGATGCGCAACAAAAACGCAGATCTGCAGCAGCGCATCGAGGGCGCAGGCACGCAGGAGGCTGTGGAGCAGGCGGCGCGTGAAAAGCTCGGCTGGGTGCGGGAGGGCGAGATCCTCTTTGTGGATGACGCAGGCGCGCAGCAGGCCCCCGGCGAGGCACAAAATCAACCGTAA